In Eremothecium gossypii ATCC 10895 chromosome III, complete sequence, the genomic window ACAAGCCACAGCAGCAACGCCATTATCAGAACCCACACCACGTCCCATCGAAACAACAGGTGCAGCACCCGCAGATTCACGACCAAGACACACAGCAGCATTCTCAACATTTCAACATCCAGCAGATGCCGCAGCAACTCCAAATGCAACAGCAAGCGCACGGTACCGTTCAAGGGGGCAGTAGCATGCAGCAGTACAAGCACAGGCCTCAGCACGGCTTACAGGCGTATCTTGGCTGCTAccaacagcagcaggcgaAGTCACAGCAGCAGTACCAGATGAATCAGCAACAGGTGCAGATGATCGCTGGCGACGCCCAGAGACGGTATAACCGGTACAACAAAATGGTGCAGGGCAACGGGCAGAACGGTAATTCTTGTAACGGAAATGGCTCCCTGGGCAGTAGCAACGTGCCCTTCAGAGCTGGCGACTGGAAGTGCTTGAACTGTTCTTACCATAATTTTGCCAAGAATATTGTTTGTCTGCGTTGTGGTAATCCAAAGACGGCCAATGAAGACGAGACGCAAGCTTCTCTTCAGGGCCTACACAGCTCTTCTGGCCCCGTAGGCGCCCAGGATAGCGCTATCAGCTCTGTAACTGTTTCGATCGACAGGCGGTCGAAGAATGAGCTAAGTAATATGCGGAATGGATCTAACAGTAGTAATAGTGGCAACGGTAATAATGACAGCAGTACCAATGACCACAACGGTTATCCTCAACAATCACACCATAATGGCGCAGGCGGTAGCAATACTCATTGGAATGCTGGTCCCTTGGGAGGGACTGTTAATATTTAGGGTTAGGTAAAACTAGTAGGCAAGATTATTGCATGAATGATTGCCAATAGGCGCACGGCATAATGGAGAGGTGCCTGCTTCCACTCCTAAAAAGTCAATGTATAGAGAAGCGAACATTGTATTCACCCTTCGATTATTTCAGGCAAGTCAACTGGTACACCGCCAGCTGGCTGGCTGACAAACGATGACCTTTGCAGTCACTTCTGAGATGTATAATCATGGCTAGGTACTATACCTATAGATAAAAGATGGCATGAGAACAAAGAAAGTCAACGAGCCCGCAAGACGAACTATCAGTTCTGCAAGCATAATAATGGCTGCTACGTGCGCCTACAAACTCAAGACGGTTCTCAAGCAGTCACCATGGTGAAGATCTTCGAATCCGCTGTTAATTTCCTCAAAGGGCCTCTTGTGGGTGACGAACTCTTGCACCTTCAATGTACCGTTGAGATAATCGCGCACTAGACCGCCCATCTCAGACCTACCCTTGATACCGCCGAAGGCAGAGCCCTTCCACACACGGCCGGTGACCAATTGAAATGGTCTGGTGGATATTTCCTGgccggcagcagcgaccCCGATGATGATCGACTGGCCCCAGCCCTTGTGGCAGGCCTCTAGGGCGTCACGCATGACCTTGGTGTTGCCTGTGCAGTCAAAGGTGTGGTCTAGCCCGCCGTCCGTCATCTCAATGAGTCTGGCGACAATCGTCTCGCCTTCCTTCAAATCAGTCTTTGGGTTGATGAAGTCGGTCGCCCCAAACTTGGAGGCCCACTCCCTCTTGGCGTCATTGATGTCAACGACTATGATGCGCGAGGCATTGCGAGCCTTGGCCCCCTGCACAACGCTAAGGCCCACGGTACCTGCGCCAAACACCGCGACGGTGTCCCCCTCCTGGACGTCTGCGGTCTTGACGGCCGCGCCGTAGCCCGTCGTCACGCCGCAGCCGAGCAAGCACACCGTCTCGAGCGGCGCCTGCTGGTCCACGGCCACCACGCTGACGTCGGCTACCACCGTGTACTCCGAGAAGGTAGAGCAGCCCATGAAGTGGTAGAGCGTCTCGCCCTTGCCGTTCCGGAACCGCGACGTTCCGTCCGGCATCACGCCCTTGCCCTGGGTTGCACGCACCGCTCCACAGAGGTTGGTCTTCCCGGACACGCAGAATTTGCACTGTTGGCACTCCGCAGTGTAGAGCGGCACAACATGGTCCCCTGGCTTCACGTTGGTGACGCCCTCGCCGACAGACTCCACGATGCCAGAGCCTTCGTGCCCGAGGATGCATGGAAATAGGCCCTCTGGATCGGACCCGGACAGTGTGTACGCATCCGTGTGACAGATTGCCGAGTTGACGATCTTAATGCGGACCTCGTGCGCCTTGGGAGGATCCACCGTTACTTTCTCGATGCGCAACGGCTCCCCTGCGGCGTATGCGACGGCCGCTGTACATTGGATGGGCTTTCCCTGAGTCTCAGACATGGTAATTCTAACGTAGCGTCACTGGTGACAAAAGCTTTCTCGGGGCTTCTTCTAGAGTAACGCCGAAGTGGTTCACTTAAATATCTTAGCAATTTTTATTAGGTAGCCGGCGCTCACGTCAGCTTATGCAGGTCTACCGTTGCAATGAAAACAGGAAACGGAACGTCCGCAGCCCTACGAAAGAGGTCACCGCCGAGCTACCACAGATGTGGTTAATATACTCGAGCACCATGGCCGGCGGCCTCTGCACCGGCTGTTTCAGCCAGTGTCATTGCTGAGTAAGTTGCGTAGAAAAAACTTCACCACTGGCACACCCACGAAACCCACATCGCAGAACAAACGGTCTGCGGCTGTCGTTCGAGGCGCTTTGTAGTGACGAGGAAATAGTAGACAGGCAGGATGTTCAGAGTCTGCAGGAGGCTATACCACCCCAACACGCTGGAACATGCCGTTGGCAACCGTCTACGCCCGCTGGCCTACGAGCAGGATTCCCCGCAGTACAAggtgctgcagcgcgcgctAGAGGCGCACGTGCCGGTCCTGGGCTTCAACGAGCGCGCAATCGtgcgcgcagcaggcgaCCTGGGCTACGGATCCGCGGTACTCTCGGCGCTGGCTGCGCCGAACTCGCCAGCGCTGCTCAACGTGCCCTCCGCGGTGCTGGAGCTCGTCAAGTTTCACCTGGTGACCAAGCGCGTGGCGCTCGCCGacgcggccgcgcaggGCAACGTGAGCATGGAGCAGCTGTTCCTGCAGCGCGTGGAGGCCGACCGCCCGCTGGCAGGGCAGCTGACGCAGCTGCTCTCGATCCTGTCGCTGCCCGGCGAGTTCCTGGTGAACACCGCGATGCCGGAGCTGTTCCGCCTGAGCGACGACCTCATCTACTACTCCGGCGAGAAAGACCACCCCGACCTTGCCTGGTACTCCAagcgcgccgccgtcgccaTGGCGTACGTCTCCACAAACCTGTTCATGGCGCGCGACCGCTCCCCTGCGCTCGAGGAAACGCTGCACTttgcccgccgccgcctgcagcaggtcgATAGCCTGGGCACCGCCTACAACAATGTCGAGGAGTTCGCGTGGTATCAGCTTCTCATGGCCATGAACCTGGTCAAATCCCAGCTGACGCGCGGCTAGACTGCCCGCCGCGCACAGCCGCTACATATCTATATCCACTACGTACCAACCTCATCCGCGCAGCTTCACCAGCGCCGCCCTTGCGCCCTCCATCTCCTCCTGCTTCTGCTTGATGTTCTGCTCGCACCGCCGGATCTCGCCCTCAATGAACTCCAGCCGCTTCGACACGTTGCCCTccgcctcctcctgctccacAGGCAGCAGCACACCCCCCGTGAGCTTGTACACCTGCGTTTCGggctgcagcgcctgcagTTCCTCGTTCACGATCTTGttctcctgcagctgcgtcTCCAGCTTCTGTCTGGTCAccaccagctcctccaATTCGCCCTGCAACTGCGTGTACTTGGTCGCAACCTGTTCTGCCGACATCCTAGCTACCGATACTAATGCCTAAGAGGGTCTTTGGCTCGCGACTCGCTCTTGGTCCTGCTTGTATGAGATGTGCTGAGCAACTGAACAATTTTTCGATTATACAAACCATTGGAATGCATACAGCAACAGCCAAAACCAAGTCTGGTACTCGTTAGCTTGAGTTGGGACTCGCAGCAAGTACTGAGTTGTGTGAGGATGATAGTATGTGACTATGGGGtcgcgcaggcgccgcgGAGGTAGCATAGTGCAAGTTCTAACTGTGGACAGTTCAAACAATGGCAATCTGAGCGTCTTCCCAGACACCAACTGGACTGCCTCGGCCCTATGGACCCGCATTCGCTTCTCGCGGGGGCCGAGCCGCAGGTCGAGTTCAGCGGGAAGCTCGGCGAGCGGTACTCGGCCGCACTGGTGGTGCCATCGACGCTGAGCTGGCTGATGCCCCCTGAGATGGTGCAGCTCACACCGGTCGCGCAGCTAGTGGGGACGCTGACGCAAGCCGGCGGCGGGGAGTGCGCGACGCGGCTGGTGGCTGCGGATCAGTTCTACGAGGCGGATGTGCCGCAGGCGGAGCGACATGTTCGCGTGGCGTACCAGCTGTATGAGCGCGGGCCCGGGCagctggtggtggtggtggaGGAGAATGA contains:
- the SFA1 gene encoding bifunctional alcohol dehydrogenase/S-(hydroxymethyl)glutathione dehydrogenase (Syntenic homolog of Saccharomyces cerevisiae YDL168W (SFA1)), which translates into the protein MSETQGKPIQCTAAVAYAAGEPLRIEKVTVDPPKAHEVRIKIVNSAICHTDAYTLSGSDPEGLFPCILGHEGSGIVESVGEGVTNVKPGDHVVPLYTAECQQCKFCVSGKTNLCGAVRATQGKGVMPDGTSRFRNGKGETLYHFMGCSTFSEYTVVADVSVVAVDQQAPLETVCLLGCGVTTGYGAAVKTADVQEGDTVAVFGAGTVGLSVVQGAKARNASRIIVVDINDAKREWASKFGATDFINPKTDLKEGETIVARLIEMTDGGLDHTFDCTGNTKVMRDALEACHKGWGQSIIIGVAAAGQEISTRPFQLVTGRVWKGSAFGGIKGRSEMGGLVRDYLNGTLKVQEFVTHKRPFEEINSGFEDLHHGDCLRTVLSL
- the COQ9 gene encoding ubiquinone biosynthesis protein COQ9 (Syntenic homolog of Saccharomyces cerevisiae YLR201C (COQ9)), which gives rise to MFRVCRRLYHPNTLEHAVGNRLRPLAYEQDSPQYKVLQRALEAHVPVLGFNERAIVRAAGDLGYGSAVLSALAAPNSPALLNVPSAVLELVKFHLVTKRVALADAAAQGNVSMEQLFLQRVEADRPLAGQLTQLLSILSLPGEFLVNTAMPELFRLSDDLIYYSGEKDHPDLAWYSKRAAVAMAYVSTNLFMARDRSPALEETLHFARRRLQQVDSLGTAYNNVEEFAWYQLLMAMNLVKSQLTRG
- the YKE2 gene encoding tubulin-binding prefolding complex subunit YKE2 (Syntenic homolog of Saccharomyces cerevisiae YLR200W (YKE2)), which codes for MSAEQVATKYTQLQGELEELVVTRQKLETQLQENKIVNEELQALQPETQVYKLTGGVLLPVEQEEAEGNVSKRLEFIEGEIRRCEQNIKQKQEEMEGARAALVKLRG
- the PBA1 gene encoding Pba1p (Syntenic homolog of Saccharomyces cerevisiae YLR199C (PBA1); 1-intron) → MIFKQWQSERLPRHQLDCLGPMDPHSLLAGAEPQVEFSGKLGERYSAALVVPSTLSWLMPPEMVQLTPVAQLVGTLTQAGGGECATRLVAADQFYEADVPQAERHVRVAYQLYERGPGQLVVVVEENDLKYPPIVHNRLAQQLAEKLRAVGAETTVLVNSDKSTGVKDLEELVPPEFITGALAALVCALAPSGAGRVLVVQSEGPHGFEKHNLTVVDALVERVRQILDQPPEYVAACTRHWKLQAGSQFQGGLYL